Proteins from a genomic interval of Sulfurimonas sp. HSL3-2:
- a CDS encoding endonuclease/exonuclease/phosphatase family protein, with product MIKIATYNVENLFDLKKSGYEYKEYIPNTVSQWNQKTYDIKIKHTAKVIKDIGADIIALQEIESLEALKDLKNRLKRDGLYYQYYAIADAKNTTVKVALLSKYKILYKKETPINATFRYRNILEAKLDIDGEPLYIFVNHWKSKGGKENERVLCAKKLYQRIEEIGFNNNIIALGDFNSDYEENKRLNKWHNNTNGITGINNILHTDELTTKASTALTCKDCLYNLWYDTAEGNRYTYKFKKRKEALDNIIVTPYLLKNKNFHYISGSISHFTTDYHVVKGKINRWQMSRKKPKKHLGKGYSDHLPLTAEFLVK from the coding sequence GTGATAAAAATCGCAACATATAACGTAGAAAATCTTTTTGATCTGAAAAAATCGGGATATGAGTACAAAGAATATATACCAAATACTGTTTCACAGTGGAACCAAAAGACATATGACATCAAGATAAAGCATACTGCAAAGGTCATAAAGGACATTGGAGCAGATATCATAGCTTTACAAGAGATCGAGTCTCTTGAAGCACTTAAAGACCTCAAAAATAGACTTAAAAGAGATGGTTTATACTATCAGTACTATGCGATAGCCGATGCAAAGAACACGACTGTAAAAGTCGCACTGCTAAGTAAATATAAGATCCTTTATAAAAAAGAGACTCCTATAAATGCTACCTTCAGATACAGAAACATATTAGAAGCAAAACTGGATATCGATGGAGAGCCGCTATATATATTTGTAAACCACTGGAAATCAAAAGGCGGTAAAGAGAACGAAAGAGTCCTCTGTGCAAAAAAACTCTATCAGAGGATAGAAGAGATAGGCTTTAACAATAACATCATCGCTCTGGGTGATTTCAACTCAGACTATGAAGAGAACAAAAGACTCAATAAATGGCACAACAACACAAACGGCATTACAGGGATAAACAATATACTCCATACTGATGAACTCACAACAAAAGCATCAACAGCTCTTACATGTAAAGATTGTCTCTACAACCTATGGTACGATACAGCCGAAGGCAACAGATACACCTATAAATTTAAAAAGAGAAAAGAGGCACTCGATAATATCATCGTAACACCCTACCTATTAAAAAACAAGAACTTCCACTATATCAGCGGATCTATAAGTCATTTCACAACAGACTACCATGTCGTAAAAGGGAAGATAAACAGATGGCAGATGAGTAGAAAAAAACCTAAAAAACATTTAGGAAAAGGCTACTCCGACCACCTACCTCTTACTGCTGAGTTTCTTGTAAAATAG
- the dbpA gene encoding ATP-dependent RNA helicase DbpA has translation MPQKSFSTLNISDKLLKNLDSLSFTSMTPIQEQAIPIIIQGEDLVAKSKTGSGKTIAFGIGLLHNLDVKDFNIQFLVICPTRELSEQVASELRKLARSEHNVKIVTIYGGDSFANQKRSLEKGAHIVVGTPGRIIDHIGKESIDLSHIKILVLDEADRMLDMGFFDDISYIKTKLPSKLQTLLFSATYPENIKKLVSSIMKTPKTVTIEEDNEKFLKQFICKVDKNNKYETLKTVLLSYRPDSAIIFCNTKLEVEELTHRLYSDGFDSEFFHGGLEQNIRNEMLLMFANKSIPILVTTNLAARGIDIKNISLVINYDIPHDPEVYLHRVGRTARAGDEGVSISLYDDFSLKYLNAVKELIKTDIDELDIKELTYNSKSPIQAKYITLHLLAGKKDKIRAGDIVGTFIKTLGLDKDSVGDIDILQKDSYVAIKRECFDKKISKIKEINIKGKRVRIFIL, from the coding sequence ATGCCGCAAAAAAGTTTCTCTACATTAAATATCTCAGATAAGTTGCTAAAAAATTTAGATTCATTAAGTTTTACAAGTATGACTCCGATTCAGGAACAAGCGATTCCTATTATTATTCAAGGTGAAGACCTTGTCGCAAAATCAAAGACAGGCAGTGGAAAGACCATAGCTTTTGGTATAGGTCTGCTTCATAACCTGGATGTTAAGGATTTCAACATCCAGTTTTTAGTCATCTGCCCCACTCGTGAGCTGAGTGAACAGGTTGCATCGGAGCTAAGAAAACTCGCACGTTCGGAACATAACGTGAAGATCGTGACGATCTACGGTGGAGACTCTTTCGCAAACCAAAAACGCTCGTTAGAAAAAGGTGCTCATATAGTCGTAGGTACTCCGGGGCGCATCATCGATCATATAGGTAAAGAGAGTATTGATCTCAGCCATATCAAGATATTGGTACTTGATGAAGCGGACAGGATGCTTGATATGGGATTTTTTGACGACATCTCATATATTAAGACAAAACTTCCGTCAAAACTTCAAACGCTTCTTTTTTCGGCGACGTATCCTGAAAACATCAAAAAACTTGTATCAAGCATTATGAAGACGCCAAAAACTGTGACCATCGAAGAAGATAATGAAAAGTTTTTAAAACAGTTTATATGTAAAGTAGATAAAAACAATAAGTACGAGACATTAAAAACCGTACTGCTTTCATACAGACCCGATTCGGCAATCATCTTCTGCAACACGAAGCTTGAAGTCGAAGAGCTGACACACAGACTTTACAGTGACGGTTTTGATTCGGAGTTCTTTCACGGCGGCTTAGAGCAAAATATCAGAAATGAGATGCTGCTGATGTTTGCCAACAAAAGCATACCTATACTAGTCACGACAAACCTTGCAGCCCGCGGTATAGATATTAAAAACATATCGTTAGTCATCAATTATGACATACCGCATGATCCTGAAGTCTATCTGCATAGAGTAGGGAGAACGGCAAGAGCAGGCGATGAAGGTGTGAGCATAAGTCTCTATGATGATTTTAGCCTCAAATATCTAAACGCTGTAAAAGAGCTGATAAAAACGGATATAGACGAGCTGGATATTAAAGAGCTTACATATAATAGCAAATCACCTATCCAGGCAAAATATATAACACTTCATCTTCTTGCAGGTAAAAAAGACAAAATCCGTGCAGGCGATATAGTCGGAACTTTCATAAAGACACTCGGATTGGATAAAGATTCAGTAGGTGATATAGATATTTTACAAAAAGATTCATATGTCGCGATCAAAAGAGAATGTTTTGATAAGAAGATATCGAAGATAAAAGAGATAAATATTAAAGGGAAGAGAGTAAGGATATTCATTTTATAA
- the pyrF gene encoding orotidine-5'-phosphate decarboxylase produces MELCVALDLPSKEENLELVKKIKDYDVWLKVGFRSYIRDGAEFIQAIKEINPDFKIFLDLKLYDIPNTMADAAESIMGLGVDMFNVHASAGKRAMTTVMDRLKSYEKRPIVLAVTALTSFNEDEFSYVYNESIATKADKFARDAYESGLDGVVCSAFESESIKNITSKEFMTLTPGIRPFGEDAGDQQRVADIDYAHSAMVDFIVVGRPIYKAEDPAAVVTKIIEKL; encoded by the coding sequence ATGGAATTATGTGTAGCACTTGACCTGCCGAGCAAAGAAGAAAACTTAGAATTAGTAAAAAAGATAAAAGATTATGATGTATGGCTAAAAGTCGGTTTTCGCTCATATATCCGTGACGGTGCGGAGTTCATACAAGCTATAAAAGAGATAAATCCGGATTTTAAAATATTTTTAGACCTGAAACTTTATGATATACCAAACACTATGGCAGATGCTGCAGAATCTATCATGGGGCTTGGCGTAGATATGTTCAATGTCCATGCGAGTGCAGGTAAACGTGCGATGACTACGGTTATGGACAGACTAAAAAGCTATGAAAAACGTCCTATTGTCCTAGCAGTGACGGCACTTACATCTTTTAATGAGGATGAGTTTAGTTATGTTTACAATGAAAGCATAGCAACAAAAGCGGATAAGTTCGCCCGTGATGCATATGAAAGCGGTCTTGACGGTGTCGTCTGCAGTGCATTTGAAAGTGAATCAATAAAAAATATAACATCAAAAGAGTTTATGACGCTGACTCCGGGTATCCGTCCGTTTGGTGAAGATGCAGGCGATCAACAGCGTGTTGCAGATATCGATTATGCACACTCAGCGATGGTAGACTTTATCGTGGTTGGACGTCCGATATATAAAGCGGAAGATCCCGCTGCCGTCGTTACAAAGATTATAGAAAAACTTTAA